Genomic segment of Ranitomeya imitator isolate aRanImi1 chromosome 6, aRanImi1.pri, whole genome shotgun sequence:
caactcaaaaatatttcacggatccgcacattcctaaaccaagaatctgcaaaaaccctagtccatgccctcatcatctcccgccttgactactgtaacctcctgctctgtggcctcccctctaacactcttgcacccctccaatctattctaaactctgctgcccgactaatccacctgtccccccgctattccccggcctctcccctctgtcaatccctgcactggctccccatcacccagagactccagtacaaaagcctaaccatgacatataaagccatccacaacctgtctcctccatacatctgtgacctcgtctcccggtactttcctgcacgcaacctccgatcctcacaagatctccttctctactcccctattatctcctcttcccacaatcgcatacaagatttctctcgtgcatcccccctactctggaatgctctaccacaacatatcagactctcgcctaccatcgaaaccttcaaaaagaacctgaagacccacctcttccgacaagcctacaacctgcagtaaccaccgattgaccaaaccgctgcacagccagctctaccctcacctactgtatcctcacccatcccttgtagattgtgagccctcgcgggcagggtcctctctcctcctgtaccagttgtgacttgtatttttcaagattattgtacttgttttattatgtatacccctcctcacatgtaaagcgccatggaataaatggcgctataataataataataataataatatacatatcCATAGGCCGAAGACAGGATGTCTATCTCAAGACCACTGGCTTATAATGGAAACCCACAGGAGTTGTGTACATATGCAGATAATGATGGGTCACAAACAAGATAGAGGCTATTGAGTCAAGATTTCCACAGTGTACACCTATATCCTCCATTAGGTTGGAGGGCCAATATTCATTTAGTATGTAGATGCACCTCTGCCGTGTCACTAAACAAAGGACATCACACAAAAGAACACCGGCCTGACTGTCTAATAGGTTTACAGTCTGGTATCTGGTTTATCTCATCAACAGAGTCCAGGAGATATTCAGCACTCATAAGTTCTATATATCTCAGTGATTTCTATGATACGTGCATTGTCCATGTTGACTCCAACATACGCCCCTTTGTGTCTGAATGACCACAAATCCAGAATCCTCTTCACCACTGTAGTTGATTCTTCTTAgggcaaggttattagaggactggggggtctgcaataccaagataggttattacacttggggctatttagtttggaaaaacgaagactaaggggtgatcttattttaatgtataaatatatgaggggacagtacaaagacctttctgatgatctttttaatcatagacctgaaacagggacaagggggcatcctctgcggttggaggaaaaaaggtttaagcataataacagacgcggattctttactgtaagagcagtgagactatggaactctctgccgtatgatgttgtaatgagggattcattacttaaatttaagaggggactggatacctttctggaaaagtataatgttacagggtatatacactagattccttgatagggcgttgatccagggaactagtctgattgccgtatgtggagtcgggaaggaatttttttccccaatgtggagcttactctttgcacatggggtttttttgccttcctctggatcaacatgttaggttaggctatgggttgaactagatggacatatagtcttccttcaaccttaataactatgtaactatgtaactatgagtcTTGACACATTCACTCATCTGCCAACATTTACTCTAAAAAATTAACTTTGCTATAGCTTGATTTCTTTTCCCACTAGGATTTTCCTATTTTGTTTCGTTCTGGAACCATGCAGTCTTTCCTACTGTGCCCTCTTCTGCCACAGTTCTCACATACTACGATTTCCTCTAACTCTATGGGACTTTGTACATTTGTGTCGCATGATGCAATTTTAACAGCAGTTTGTTCTTTCACATTTAACATCTGAATCGTCTTATATAAGTAACAGATCACATAGCACATGTATATTTGTAGCCGGGACAAAATTAGCGAAATAATGGGTAGTACAAGAATCAGACGGATTACACATTTCAGAATACCATTTGCTGCATTTGAATGACAAAATATTACCTCCCACCAATAACCCTTAGCATTGTTTTCCAAAAGATGGGTAACCTCATTTAATTCATTTTGATCATGATGTTTGCTACTCATACTTTTAGACAATCCCCTTCTGCTTTGAATATATCTAATAAATTCAGAACATGAATAGTTTACAACAATATATCACATGCGACTCATGCTGCTAATGTAGACTCTGCTGCTGCACACGGTATCAATAGATAAGGGGTATCCAATGCCCGGTTAAAACATGGCCTTCCACGAGTTTTAGATACAGGTTAATCCATGTCAAGAAGATGTTCCATAAAAGTTGTTTATGAATCAAATCGCCATCAAATCATAGCTTATCCAGGATGCAAATTTATGCTCCATCATAGATCCTGGAAATAAAGAACAAGAGCAGTATCAGATTCTTAGCAGTTGTAATCTATATATTGTTTCTTTTACAAgaatcaaaaataaataaaaaaaaataacttggAAAAATAAGatccaaaaaaataaaatgttaattacAAAAATTCTAACACCATTTCATTTATGGTATTGCATGGTAATTGTTACACTTACGCCCCTTTGATACCAAAACTTGGTACAAACaaaaagaaagggagaaaaaaaaaatagaatttaaatgtgaggtaagaaaatttctaaaTAATGATTAGggatgttaaaaaagaaaaaattctgaGCAGCAAGAATATTtaaatgaagagaaaaaaaaataatactgtgACACAATGCATTGCACAGGAAGACATAAAACAGACAAACATAAAACAATTAGGGCAACTCAACTTTATCTGTCTCATGATGACTAAAGATGAACAAAGTGGTCAAGCTGGATCTGCAGATTTCATATAGAAACCTCAGCTTTGCACTAGTTGGCACTATCATGTAAATTAACTATCCAACTTCAGGTCCTGAATGAAGACTATTACCTGTGAAACAAGATAAAGAGCATGCATACACAACAAACAATCATGCATTAGGTAAATACAATACACAGTCATCACAATGGGAAGACTACTCGTTTAATTGTTTGCAAACAATTACTTAAACCTTTAACTTTGAGCTCATTGTCTAAACCACGTGGATTTAAATTTGGCCTTATGAATGCATTCATATAGTTAGTTATTACAGAGAAATAACCTGTTTCGTCTATGGATACAGTGCTGTATATGGCCTGTTGAACAAAACACACTGGTTAATCTCCTTGCTGTAATATCACGCGATACATGGTCTCCAGTCTAAAAAGAAACAGACATAGTTAGAACACAAATTCAAACCATACCCAAAACATAACTTTATCCTGTCCATTATCCATATCCTAATTGATTCACTTCTAACATGGCAGCCAAAGTCCCTCTATGTTTACCCAACCATATTGGCAAATGGTGCTGGGCAGTTTAGCAACAGCGGTAGGGCCATTTGTGACCAACTCCAAAATAACCAGAATGGTAGAGATACCCATGGGTCGATCATAGGGATATTAGCACCTTCCTTTTGTTGTTTATTATATGACCTCTCCTGGCGTTTTCCTGTCTTACTTTTGTCATTTGGGCTCCGCAATGTTTCTGGTTTTGGTGCATTTGTATCAGTTTCTATATTCCCTATCTCCTCACATGTCTCTATGAACTCTGCGTTATAGGAGATACTTtcctcttcagcctcaacactatcAATTTCTTGGTGCAACAAATGACTTTTTCTATCTGGGTACATGTTCGGTGTATTACAATAGCGTTTAATGTGTCCTGGTTGACCACATTTATAACAATACCTAACATATCCTCGCCTCCTGGGTCTGTATACAGCAGATACATTTTCTGACGGTTCATATTGCTCTTTAGACTCATTACACCAGTCCCTAAGTATATTCACAAAGTTTTCATAGGAGCTAGTattccttaaggccccttcacattaagcgacgctgcagcgataccgacaacgatccggatcgctgcagcgtcgctgtttggtcgctggagagctgtcacacagaccgctctccagcgaccaacgatgccggtaaccagggtaaacatcgggtaactaagcgcagggccgcgcttagtaacccgatgtttaccctggttaccatgctaaaagtaaaaaacaaacaaacagtacatacttacctacagccgtctgtcctccagcgctgcgctctgcttctctgctctcctcctgtactgtctgggagccggaaagcagagcggtgacgtcaccgctctgctttccggctcacagccagtacaggaggagtgcagagcacagcgctggagcacagacagcggtaggtaagtatgtactgtttgtttttttttacttttagcatggtaaccagggtaaacatcgggttactaagcgcggccctgcgcttagttacccgatgtttaccctggttaccagtgaagacatcgctggatcggtgtcacacacgccgatccagcgatgtccacgggagatccagcgacgaaataaagttctggactttattcagcgaccaacgatctcccagcaggggcctgatcgttggtcgctgtcacacataacgatttcattaacgatatcgttgctacgtcacaaatagcaacgatatcgttaacgatatcgttatgtgtgaaggtacctttagagtcattCTTGTGGTGTAATCTACATTACAATGATTTGCCATTGAACATAGGAAATTCGCATCATCCTGAGACATTTCCAGACAGTTGTAAACAGTCCTATATAGGGACAGATAATTATTACAAAAGAGCAACGGATCATCATATCGCCTGAATCTTGTCATTGCTAGGGCATCTTCACCTCTAATGTCTCGTCCACCTATGGTGCGTTGTAATTCCTTCCTTCTTATCTCTGCACCATTACAACTATCACCCATTTGTTCTGTTTTTAGTTGTCCTGCAATTGGCCCTGGAAGCCAAACTTGTAATAGAGACCAAGCATTTTTATTGTTCAGATTATACTATAGGACAACATGTTCAAATCTATTGGACAGAATGACGGGAGAAATATGTGACTCAAATCTACCGAGAAGTTGACACAGATGGAGCTTCTCAGAAATAGTGAGCAATGGAGAATTATCAATCAATGGAGATCTATATCCGGCATCCATTCTATCACTAGCATTTCCCCGATTGCATTCAAGATCTGCAGATAATCCTTTGTGATATCCTACAGGAGGCTGCAAGTTTTCACAGAGTTGGGATGGGAGCCATACCCGAAGTAATGTACACGCAGCCCTATTACCTAGATTATATTGTGTCACTACAGCCTCTAACCTATTGGAGAGACTAATGGCTGATGCGCTTGTGTCAAATTTCCCTAATATCTGGCATAGGTTTGTCTTTTCTTGTATGGTGAGTGTTGTGCAATGTACTTGATGGCTGCTATTTATAAGTGAATTCTCCCTCATTTGTCTCAATCTACCTGACTCAGGGGTAAAGAGAGAGGACCTCTGATTTGGGTTACCTTCAGGGCTATCCACAGTGTATGCAGGCTGCTCCTCCCCCCTTTTCCAGTCTCTTTCTTCCTGGTCATTAGATTTGCACATTTGATTACAGCAATGATTATTCACTTTAGTACTTTTCTGTGATTTCAAAGACTTATTATCATGTTCTTTTAGTTCCAATTTTACATTAGCATCATGCAACTGATTTCTAAGTATTGTCATAACATCATTATACTTTGCTTCCTTTTCTTCTAGCAAAGCAGTTTTCTGCTCCCTAACTTTACATCTTTCCTTATACTCCTCGAGCTTATCTTCTAACTCACAATTTTGGTAATTCATATTGTCTAACTCATCCCTTAGATTTTCACATTCACAACTATGATCTTCAGCACTAGCAATAGCCGTACTGACTTCCTGTTCAATTTTGTCCACCTCACCTCTTAATTGAGCTTTCTCTGAGTACCAATGCAATTCCTTTCATTTTCAACAACATACATAAAACATTTGCTAACTTCTCTTTCTTTGCTTTCTTTTTCGACAATTTACTCTTGTTCTCACTCTGCCCTTCACATTGTTTCATTAGGTCATTAAACTGATGTGTCAATGCATCATCTGCACAAGTATTAAACTGAGCAGAGGCATGCTTTTCAATAAACTTACTGACTATTTCCATGTTAATTATTTCCAACTATTTTCACAGAGgacaaataaaaataaacaaatcaaCTTTTCTAACAGAAATTACAAATTAACTAAATACAACACAGAAACCAGTGAATATTACTTCACTAGACAGGGAATCAGATTGAATACAATCTTCCCTCAGGCAATCACACTCCAATACTAGAGTCTTGTGACTTTACCAATATCTGACTGACCGTATCTCATGCACTTGATCAAATACAGATCCAAGATCCAGGCCAAGAGTGATCTCCTATTGAAGCATAAGGCTACTTCCCCTTAACATGAGATTTAGATTTTaacctctaagggtaccgtcacactatacaatttacctacgatcacgaccagcgatatgacctggccgtgatcgtaggtaaatcgtagtgtggtcgctggggagctgtcacacagacagctctccagcgaccaacgatgccgaggtccctgggtaaccagggtaaacatcgggtaactaagcgcaggaccgcgcttagtaacccgatgtttaccctggttacaagcgtaaaactaaaaaaaaaaaacagcacatacttacatctggtgtccgtcaggtcccttgcagtctgcttcccgcactgtgactgccggccgtaaagtgaaagtgaaagcacgtcaccgctgtgctctgctttcactttacggccggcagtcacagtgcgggaagcagacggcaagggacctgacggacaccagaatgtagttttagttttacgcttgtaaccagggtaaacatcgggttactaagcgcggccctgcgcttagttacccgatgtttaccctggttacaagcgaacgcatcgctggatcgcatcgctagatcggtgtcacacacaccgatctagcgatgccagcgggagatccagcgatgaaagaaagttccatacgatctgctacgacgtacgattctcagcaggatccctgatcgctgctgcgtgtcacgtcacgaatcgtaccgtcgtagcgatctaaatggtatagtgtgacggtaccctaactcactTTCTTCTCAGAGATGTCTGGTTTTATCCTTTAGATCTTTTGAGAAACTCAATCAACAGGGCGCTACCCTAACTTTACCGGCAACAATTCAACAACATTTAAACAAATAAAGACATAACAATAGGCCTAAACTTAACAGAAAGACATTAATAAACATAAAATATAATGCATGTATTAAATCTAATTAAAGGAATGTATACTTACCAATTAAGCGCGTCCGCTCACTGATGAAGAATATCACAGAACTTCTGGTCAATATCTCAGGCGTTCCAATTTCCACGAACCAGCGTGTCACTTGTTATCCGATAAGATATTCTCCTTGGGTCTGTTTCCTTGAAGAAAGGCTTTCTTGTCTGGTCTTAAAATCGAATATTTTCAGGCACTTGGATGAAGCCAGTTGGGAACTTCTTGGTTCTGTGTAGAATGCTGTTTTCCACTATCCGCTGGGGTGCCAAATGTTGGATGTGCTTTTCCGTCCTGTATCCTGTCCTGAATATTTCCTATACCATCAATAACTCAAGTTTGGGAAAATGGTAAAGATATTTAATAACAAGTAAAATAATATAGTAGTAAGACAAttcaaataataacaataaaacctTTTCTTCAATGTCCTATAATTTGAGAAAATACAAATACAAATATCTACAAGTATACTTAGCAATGACTTTTGACAACCTCAAaataagccttacaatttttgcttGGAAGTAAAGACTTTTTTCTGCTCACTCTTCCTTGAAGTCACCTCTATTGAGTGTACGGTTTATTGTGGTCGTTTGGACTGATACTACAGTCTCTGCATGGGAACTCTGCAGtttcttcagggttacctttggtctctgtgctacttctctgattaatgcccttcttGCCGGGATTGAGAGTTTTGGTGTGTGACCATCACTTGGCAAGTTTTATTGTGATACCATGTTCTTTCCaaatgatgataatggatttgatggtgcttcgggaatcatcagagattgggattttcttTATAACCGAAACCTAACTTGTACttatcaacaactttgtccctgacttgtttggagatctccttggtcttcatggtgttgtttggagatctccttggtcttcatggtgttgtttggagatctccttggtcttcattgtgCTGTTCGGTTAGTGGTGccacttgttaatggtgttgcaaccTCTATGGccgttcagaaaaggtaaagtgtaccatattttttggactataagacacacatttttcctccaaaaatgtggtggAAAATGGCGGGGTGTCTCCTagtcacagaggcaggagtcggCTGCTGCGGCTAAGTCTGCTTTCTcacttccgtctttgagctcccgtcgaaatccgtcgatttttgaaaaaaacaggatccagcaaatttttctgctggatcctgtttttactcatagacttgtattagcaacggattgtggcggatggccatctgtttcatccgtcgtgcactgaagccgtcggaaaattgctgtccgtcgggcggagaaaacatacagaggaccgttttttctgtacgtcggaaaattgctcagcaacggatcctgcgctgcccgtcgttggctataatggaagcctatggacgcaggatccgtcgctgactgtcagaagcaggaatccagcgatgggttctgtcttttgaaactgagcatgcccggaaaaatttgcagtcagggaaattctctctcgctcgctctctttttctttttactattgatgctgcctatgcataataatgttaaaaaaaaaaaagtgcaatattctcaccttccagcgtcccgcgcaacgttaccgatgctcgcgatgctgccggcagctggcgttcccagtaatgaaTTGCAAAATGacccgcgagaccgctacatcgtcAGAGGTCATTGCCCGCAAGGTATTACTGGGagcgccagctgccgggagcatcacgagcatcggtaacgctgcgggggatgccagaaggtaagaatattgcgattttttttttttttttttttttaacctgggttgtgttgtgtatgcattttcgcagcggaaagacacatacacaacaggtACACATAGCCTCGACGAGTCCGTCAGAAAaatgggcccagtgcacccgttttttacaatctgcacaggaaccgtcttttcaacattttgacggatcctgtgtagattgtaaaaacggaagtgtgaaagaggcccaactcctgtgcccgctgctaaagagaactgaatattcactgcatgccacactcatgggcgtggagggcaatgaatattcatttctctttaaaggcatcctggtatgatgtcccccccccccatcctggtatgtacagccccatcagaaaacattaaaaaaccaTAAACAAATACACGTCCCCTCCCGAcgttccctcgcagcgtcctgttccgatgccagcagctgctttatgcttgtaagcagtgcatggcagagaCCTCATGGGCTGCTTGCAAGCTGAAGGGCAGCTGAAGGAATACTCAATGCTCTGCACGCCGGTACTATGTACGCGCAAAGCAGTGAGTATTTATTGCTCTCTAGCAAGCACAGTGTCAGCGGGAGACTTCCTGTTGTGGCCGGCCGTCACGTGtgctgctacttaagagaaatgaatattcaccccatttcatgaatattcatttctcttaagtatcagcaCATGTGACCTCCAGCTGGATCCAGCTTTTGTTTTAGCCAGTcaggagtggaaaaatcagaggagaagtataatagaaacacgtcactacttctgtatttatcacccactcctggttttggcttacaaatactgatgtataatactgaccaaatactgaacatgtggatGTAGCCTTAGGATAGGTGATTACTTATTTTCACAGGAGAACAAATGTAAGTGCATTATTTCTACTGTGTAATAGTCACAGGACAGGGAGGGGTAAAACTTccaagtatttgatctgtattggaAATCAAGAATCTTCCCCTTATTGATATCATAGAGAGCAAGTGACCTcaatacacaacacaatcccctataccaagaccaataataccaaataaatggaacaaatactgccac
This window contains:
- the LOC138642444 gene encoding posterior protein-like, coding for MNYQNCELEDKLEEYKERCKVREQKTALLEEKEAKYNDVMTILRNQLHDANVKLELKEHDNKSLKSQKSTKVNNHCCNQMCKSNDQEERDWKRGEEQPAYTVDSPEGNPNQRSSLFTPESGRLRQMRENSLINSSHQVHCTTLTIQEKTNLCQILGKFDTSASAISLSNRLEAVVTQYNLGNRAACTLLRVWLPSQLCENLQPPVGYHKGLSADLECNRGNASDRMDELQRTIGGRDIRGEDALAMTRFRRYDDPLLFCNNYLSLYRTVYNCLEMSQDDANFLCSMANHCNVDYTTRMTLKTGDHVIVFIQDLKLDS